From the genome of Coriobacteriia bacterium:
CGACGCGTGTCGCCCTTTCGGAACAACGCGTTGTATACCGGGGCAGCCAACAACCTGCCGAGTGGCACCAGGACGGCTCCCGCGAGCCACAAACCCAGCACGTCTTGCGGCGTTGCCCCGAGCTCGACCCCTAGGAAGTCGAGGGTCACAAGCAGCATCAATGCCGCCGTCACCACTCCGACCATGTGCGGAGCGCGCGCAAGGGCGTCGAAGTGCAGTCGGGTCGAGTAGATTCCCGTCATCAGCGCCACCAGCGGGACCGCCACCGCAAACGCGATGAGCAGTTCTCGGGGGGCGCCCTGATTCACCAGGACAGCCAGAGCCACCATCCCGAAGTCGATGGTACCGAGCAGCGCAGGCCAGCGCCTATTCGGCTTCCATGCGCCGCGAGGCTTATCACTATTCATCGCAACTTGACCCGACAAGCCCCTGACCTCCCTCACCGTTGTCGTAACAGATGATTATATACGCAACGCTTCTATAGACACAGTGCACGCCCTTCACGAGGGCGCTACCGCTTCACGCTTCAAGCCGGCGCCGGCCGACCCTTGATCAGGCGTGTCCACACCCAGGCGACCGCCTGTCAACCGTGCCCTCCGAAGCGCTCGCCACTGTTGACGCCTTCGAGCCAGCGAACGAAGCCGCTCCGACGGTCGCCTGTGCGTTGCACGGTCGAGGTGGACCCGGCTGCTCCGTCACGCTCGTCCAACTGCGGCTTCGGGATGTCAGCCATGTCACTCACCGCCCTCTCTGCGGGCAACCGGTCCTCTGTGCACGCGAACGAGCGCGGTACGCACGTGGCGCGCACGTTCGGCCTGAAGGCGCTCGCGTTCGAGGCGCCGGATGTGGGCATGCGCAGAGGCCAGCTCGGCCCGGAGCGCGTCAATCTCGCACTGCAACCCCATGATGCGGGTGACTCCGGCGAGATTGATGCCTTCGACCTGCGTCAACTCCTGAATAAGCCGCAACCGCTCGATATCGGCGTCCGAGTACAGCCGGGTGTTGCCACCCGAGCGCTGGGGTTGGATGAGCTGTTTGCGCTCATAGATTCGCAGCGTCTGAGGGTGCACGCCCGCGAGGTCCGCGGCCACGCTGATCATGTAGAGGGGTCGCTCCCTGCCTGTCCGTGCCATGTGCGTGAGACCTTCCTCGCATGCCAGACGCGCGCGTCTGCCCAGGAATCATCCGATGTGTGCTCTGATATCCTCGTGACCTTCCGCGACGAACTCCCCGAGCAGGTCCTTCTGCCGCTCCGACAGGCTTAGCGGCACTACCACCTTCGCCTTGACGAGCAGGTCGCCCTGACCGGTGCCTTTGAGTCGGGGAGCGCCCTTCCCGCTCATCTTGAACACCCTGCCGTGCTGTGTGCCGAAGGGAATCTTCAGCTTCGCGCGCCCGCCGTCCGGAGTGGGGATCCGGACCTCCGCGCCGAGGGCCGCCTCCGCCACGGAGATCGGCAACTCGAGCACCACATCGGCCCCATCGCGGCTGAAGTAGGGGTGCGGCGAGATTCGTGTTACCACGTACAGGTCACCAGCCGGGCCGCCGCCCTCGCCCGGTTCACCCTTGCCCTTGAACCGGAGTCTTCCCCCGTCGGTCGCACCCGCGGGCACGTTGACGGTGAGGGGGCGCCGACGCCTCACCCTGCCGGCGCCACGGCACTTCGAGCACTTCTCCTCGATGACGGTGCCACTGCCACCGCATGTCGGACACGTCCGCGAGAACGCGAACATGCCCTGACCATCGCTCACGGCACCGCGTCCGCCGCATGGCGCACACGAGACCGGCGAGGTCCCGGGTTTGGCCCCGCTGCCCGCACATGCATCGCAAGGCTCTGTGCGTTCGACCTCGACTCTGACCGAACTACCTTCGTACGCCTGCTCGAATGTCAGGCCGAGTTCCATCTGGATGTCGTGCCCCCGCTTTGGCTGGGGACCACGTGTTCGACCGGCCGCCCCGCCAAATACGCTACCGAACAGGTCTCCCAGGTCGCCGAGGTCGACGTTGTCGACACGCACCCTGCCCCCCTGCGGCCGGCCCGCGCCGGGTGGCACCTGTCCGCTGAAGTACTGACCGTACTGGTCGTATTGC
Proteins encoded in this window:
- a CDS encoding MerR family transcriptional regulator; translated protein: MARTGRERPLYMISVAADLAGVHPQTLRIYERKQLIQPQRSGGNTRLYSDADIERLRLIQELTQVEGINLAGVTRIMGLQCEIDALRAELASAHAHIRRLERERLQAERARHVRTALVRVHRGPVARREGGE
- the dnaJ gene encoding molecular chaperone DnaJ, translating into MAPSSNYYDVLGVRKDASSDDIKKAFRRLARKHHPDTGGDEEKFKEINQAYEVLADGEKRKQYDQYGQYFSGQVPPGAGRPQGGRVRVDNVDLGDLGDLFGSVFGGAAGRTRGPQPKRGHDIQMELGLTFEQAYEGSSVRVEVERTEPCDACAGSGAKPGTSPVSCAPCGGRGAVSDGQGMFAFSRTCPTCGGSGTVIEEKCSKCRGAGRVRRRRPLTVNVPAGATDGGRLRFKGKGEPGEGGGPAGDLYVVTRISPHPYFSRDGADVVLELPISVAEAALGAEVRIPTPDGGRAKLKIPFGTQHGRVFKMSGKGAPRLKGTGQGDLLVKAKVVVPLSLSERQKDLLGEFVAEGHEDIRAHIG